From the genome of Acidihalobacter aeolianus:
GGAGCGTAGCGGAGGGCACGGAGGGGGCGGCTAAGAAAAGGAGGCGTAAGCCCGCCGTTCAGGCGGGCTAGCGAGCGTTTGCGCGTTCAGCGCATGGAGCTCGCGGTAGCCGATCCCGTCGCCGATCAGGCGACTCCTCACCGTATCCCCCGCAAGCCAGCGGGGGATACAAAGGGCCGATACGGTCATCGTCGTCGCTATACGTGTTGAACCCATTCAACACGGAGCTATCCATGAGAATCAAACTCGACAATCTGATTTATAACCGCCACCCCTCAAAATCAGCCAAGCAGGGTGTAGACAAAGGCAGCACGGAATCTCATGCGCCGACGCCACAAGCGCCCAAGACACCGCCTGAACACACCCCCGCCCTGCTCCCAGGGGAAGGGCTCAGCGTGCCTCCAGGGGTCGTCGTCGGACAGCAAAATGAAGCGCGCGTGCTGCGCGTACTGCATCGTTTTGGCTGGCTGACGGCACGGCAAGTCGGGCAGCTAGTATGGCCTGAGGGTTCTCAGTCCTTGCAGATGGGACGGCGCGTTTTACGTCGCCTTGCCGACAAGCGCGAAGTACTGGCGAGGCAGCTGCCCAACACGATGACACCCGCCTGGGTGCTCACTTCACGCGGTGCGGCGCGACTGCGTCAAGCCGGGATCTCGGATGCACAGCGCGGCACGGATCAGCTGCGCTCGTCGGATACCACATGGCGACATCGGTGGATCGTCAATCAGTATCTCATCGAGTACACACCGGATGATGCTCGCTCGTACTCAGAGTTTGAGATCCTCACCTACCGCAGTCCGTTGCCTAACCAGACAACAAGGCGAGGCGTTTTGCCGATGCGCAGTTGGCTCGGCAAGACTCCGGATGCGCTGTGGACGGAGCAGCACGGCACGTTGCGTCTGTTGACGTGGATCGAGGTCGAGCGCACACGCAAGCGCAGCTCGGACCTCGGTCAACTGTGCGAATTGATCGTCAGCGGCACCTTTAACCCCATCATCGCGCACAGCGAACTCGAGCTAGACGAGATTCATCTGGTCTACGTCTGGGATCGTCAGAAACCGAAGACGTTGGCTGAGATATTCCCGCTCATTCAAGCACTCGTGAATGGCGTGCGTAAGCGCATTGCCCAGCGCCTTGATCTGTATGAACGCGACGTCGCCGACGACTTCGCCAGCGATCAGCTCGGCAAGGTGCAGTTATCGGTGCTCGACATCGGACCCGGCCCTGTGCTGCGCGGGATAACCTATCAGTGGTCGCTGAATGAACTCATGAGCGCGCACGGGCTGAACGTCGTACGCAGCAGACTGGGTGCGGACAAGAAGTCGTAATGAAACGCGATGCGTCATGCCTGGCGCTTGAATTTCGGCCCAACCCTGTCTACTCAGGAACAATCGGCGTGATCACTAAGTCAGGATAGGCGACTTGCTGGATAGCTGCATGCAGACGTTTGAGGGTGAATCCTGAACCATAACGTCGACCCATCTTCTGACCGCCACTGTGCCCCATGAGGGCATCGGAGAGTTCTTCGTCAAGCCCTGCTTCTCGGCAAGCATCGCGGAAGGTATGGCGCAGGCTATGAAAGTCCTTTCTGCGGTCGGTGATGGCAAGCGTTTTGCGCAGATAGCTCATAAACGCCTTGGAGAAGCCAGAACTGTACCGACCATAGCGGTCAGGTTTGAGCGTGGGAAAGAGACGCTTTTCCCCTTGGCGTTTGAGTTGAGCATGATAGCGCAGCAAACCCGCCTCGATCAGTACCGGATGAATCGGCAGTCGCCTTCTGGAATCGGTGTTTTTGAGCCGCTTCTCGGGTGCGTCGGCGTTGTCGTTCAGGTCGGTGATGAGCAGGCACCAGATACCGTCGATTTTCTCGATGTCGTCGATGTGCAGCTGGGCCAGCTCTTCGACTCGGCAACCCTGGTAGAGCGCCATCAGCGGCAGCCAGACGCCAGCCTCAGCGGTGCTACGGCCGAGGCGCTTGCCTTGGGTATAGAGGGGCGAACCGAACAGGCGTTTGAGGTCGTCGGTGTCGAGCGGCACGCGCCCTGCGCCCTTGGATTTAGGGATCGGCACACGCGCAGCCGGGTTGTAGCTGAGCTTGCCGTTGTTGATGGCGACGTTGTAGAGCGCGCAGATAAATGAAAGCTTCTTGTCCAGGGTCTTGGGTTGCCGTCCTTTCTCGCTCAGGCTGTCGCGGTAGCGGATGACGTCGATCCGCTGTGCCTGTTCGAGGGTGCGGTAGCCTGTGAGAGCGCGGAATTCGCGGATCGCCAGGGCAACATCATCCACGGTGCGCTTTGGCCGGTTGGGATCGAAGCGCTGCCAGTCTGAGTGCGTATTTCGGCGCAACGTGACCGGTCATTTCGCTCGAACGTGACCGCCCGTTTCGGATCAACGTGACCGGCCATTTCGTTTGATCGTGACCGATTTCGGCTCTTTTTCCGAAATCGGCGGTCACGTTCCTCCGTCATCTCATCCAAGCCACTGGAATTCTTTCACTTATTCCGGCACAACCGCGCTCCTTTGCTCACTCAAGGAGACAGCGGTGCCGGCAGCGAGGATTCCAATGAAGCATGTCATCGAGGTGCTGCGCCTCAAATACGCAGCCCAACTCAGCCACGCGCAGATCAGCCGCGCCTGCGGCCTGTCCAAGGGCGCGGTCAACAAGTACGTCAACCTGGCCAGGGCTCAAGGCATCACCTGGCCGTTGCCTGCGGACATGGACGAGGCCGCCCTGGAGGCACGTCTGTTTCCCGCCAAGGCGCCCTCGAGCCGGTTCGTCGTCCCCGACGGCTTCCAGATCCATCAGGAACTCAAGCGCAAGGGCGTGACCCTGCAACTGCTCTGGGCCGAGTACTGCGCCGCGCACGGCGAGCGCGCGTACGCGTATACCCAGTTCTGTCACCATTACCGGCAGTGGCGAGAGCGGCAGAAGCGCAGCCTGCGCCAGCACCATCAGGCCGGGGAAAAGGTCTTCATCGATTACTGCGGGCCCACGGTCGACATCGTCGACCGTCACACCGGCGAGGTGCGTACCGCACAGATCTTTGTCGGCGTGCTCGGGGCCTCCAGCTACACCTATGTCGAGGCTACCTGGACCCAGTCGCTGCCCGACTGGATCGCCTCCCACCAGCGCATGCTGGGCTTCTTCGGCGGGGTGCCGGCGCTGCTGGTGCCGGACAACCTCAAGGCGGCGGTTCAGCGCGCCGAGCGCTACGCGCCGCAGCTCAACGCCACCTATGCCGAGATGGCGGCGCACTACGGCACCGCCGTGCTGCCGGCGCGGCCCTACAAGCCCAAGGACAAGGCCAAGGTCGAAGTGGCGGTGCAGGTGGTCGAGCGCTGGATCCTGGCGCGGCTGCGCCACCACCGCTTCTTCTCGCTGGCCGAGTTGAACCGGGCCATCGCCGCGCTGTTGCCTGAACTGAACGAGCGGCTCTTCCAGGGTCGCACCGAGAGCCGTCGCGACCTGTTCGAGAGCCTCGATCGGCCCGCGCTGCGCCCGCTGCCGGGCGAGGCTTACGTCTACGCCGAGTGGCGACGCGCCCGGCCCGGCATCGACTACCACGTCGAGGTCGACAAGCGCTGCTACAGCGTCCCGCATGCCCTGGTCGGCCAGGTGCTGGACCTGCGCATCACCGCCACCACGATCGAGGTGCTGCACCGGGGTCAGCGCGTGGCCCTGCATCCGCGCCACCACGGCCCGGGCCGCTACGTCACCGTCACCGAGCACATGCCCAAGACCCATCAGGTGCACCGTGACTGGTCACCCAAGCGCTTCCTGCGCTGGGCGAGCCAGATCGGCCCCAGCACGGCCGAGGTGGTACGCCGCCAGCTGACCGACCGGCCTCATCCGGAGCACGGCTACCGCGCCTGCCTGGGGCTGCTCAGCCTCGCTCGGCGTTACCGCCCGGCGCGCCTGGAGGCGGCCTGCGCTCGAGCCTTGGCCATCGACTCGGCCCGTTACCAGAGCGTCAAGTCGATCCTCGCCCGCGGCCTTGACCAACAGCCCCTCGATCAGAGCCCGGCCCAGGAGGCACTGCCCCTGCACGCCAATGTCCGCGGCGCCAACTACTATCACTGAGGAGCTCCACGCCATGCTCAATCAACAGACCCGCCAACAGCTGCGCACCCTCAACCTCACCGGCATGCTCGCCGCCCTCGAGCAACAACAGGGCCAACCCCAGACCCATGCGCTGTCCTTCGACGAGCGCCTCGCCCTGCTCATCGAGCACGAGGTGCTGCACCGCGAGAACCGACGCCTCACCCGCCTGCTCAAGGCCGCCCGCCTGCGCGTGCCGGCCTGCGTCGAGGACATCGACTACCACCACCGCCGGGGCCTGGAAAAGCCCCGCATGGCCCAACTGGCCAGCCTCGACTGGATACACCAGGCACTGAACCTGTGCCTCACCGGACCGACCGGCTGCGGCAAGACCTGGCTCGCCTGCGCACTGGGCAATCAGGCCTGCCGGCGCGGCCTGTCGGTGCGCTACCTGCGCCTGCCGGCGCTGTTCGAGCAGCTGCGCATCGCCCACGGCGACGGCTCCTACGTCCGGCTCATGGGCCAGCTCCTCAAAACCGACCTGCTGATCCTCGACGACTGGGGCATCCAAAAGCTCAACACCGCACAGCGCAACGACCTGATGGAAGTCATCGAGGATCGCCACGGCCGACGCTCCACCCTGATCGCCAGCCAGTTGCCTATCGAACACTGGCACGACTACCTCGGTGAAGCCACCCTGGCCGACGCTATCCTCGACCGCCTCCTGCACGGCTCACACCGACTCAACCTGACCGGCGAGTCCATGCGCAAGATCCAGGCTCCGGTTGACGGATCGTGACCGCTCAGGATAGAAAAACCACTCCAGTGCGCAACCAATGAGAGCAGCGGTCACGTTCACCGAAATCGGCGGTCACCTTCGACGAAATGCGCACTGAGAACGCTTCCTCGAAGCCGAGCCCCTTGGCGGTGTGAGGACGTTGATGAGGGTTTGGGGAGTTTGGACCCGCAACTAGCGGCGAAGTCGGCTGTACGGGCGTCTCAGGCGTCCAGACTACCTCACCCGCATCGCGGGCGAGCTGCTGGTCGTGGACTTCGGTGATGGTTTGCAGGAAGCGGTATCGTAGCTTGCGTTGTTGCGCCGCATCGCCGTGAACCTCGATCCCGTTGAGGAATAGAAAGGTCTGCAAAGCGGGTTCGACGGCTGCTAGGTCGTTGCGGCGCAGGGTTTCTCTGAGGCCATCGCGGGTTTCCAGCCGTTGCGCATGGTGTTCGTCGAGTTCGTCGTTGAACTCGCCAGCCATGCGCGTCGCTTCGTCACCATCCAGCGCCTGATGACGCCAGAGCGCGCAAATCTCTTGAATAGTGGCATCATCGAGCAGACGCGGTTCACCTTTGAACTGACGGCTTAGAATCTGCTCACGCAACCGCGCGCAACTTCGGTCAAAGTCGGCGGACGCCTGCCGTGCTAAGCTTCGCGCTTCGGCGGGGTCACGGGTCTTGAGGGAGAATTTAACCTCGACCTTGCCCATGTAGGCTTGAAGATCGACAGGTACCTTGGCGCGGAAGTAATACGTCGCACCACGCCTGAACAGATGAGTTTGTAATGGCATGTCTGGCATCCCAAGAGTGTAGCGCCTTGGTGTACCAGTCGAATAGACCTAAGTGCTTGTTTTACCTATTAATAATGATAAATCAAACACTTAGAATAGGGATGGCGGAGAGGGAGGGATTCGAACCCTCGTGGGGCGGTAAAGCCCCCAACCGATTTCGAGTCGGTGCCGGTGTGACCGCTTCGGTACCTCTCCAAGTGCGCGCGGATTGTAACAACCGACGCCACGGAGAGGAAGCGCCTTGTAGATATTTGCCACGCAGGTACACGTCGGATAGGTAGCACAGGTGACGTTTGATTGATCTCAAAACGCGTCGCGGACGCAGACAACTCATCTGGTTCATCGAGGTGACGCTGTTCATACTGCTGATGAGCGCGACACTTTTATATGTGCTTTCACGCACACCGGATACCTTGTTGGAACGCATCAAAGCCAGCGGCACGCTGGTGGTAGGCACACGTAACGGGCCGACGACCTACTATCAAGGCCCGGATGGTCCAACAGGTTTCGAATACGATCTCGTCAATGCTTTTGCCAACTATCTAGGTGTCAAGGTGAGATGGGTTCTCCCTGACAACTTCTCCGACTTAATGCCCATGGTGGAAACCGGTCGCGTCGACATGCTCGCAGCCGGCATCCCAGCCACTCCCACTGATGCCACTCGCGTACGCTTCGGCCCTCCTTATCAAACCATCAAGGAAGAGCTCATCTATAGAGCCGGCGAACCTCGCCCAAAATCCCCTGCCGAACTAGTTGGCAAACGTATCGCCATCGTTGCCGGCAGCAGTTTTGTAACCACTCTCACACAACTGCAGAAAAAATACCCCAAATTGAATTGGCAAGCCGAGTCAGATACCGATATTGAGGAATTACTCTATCAGGTGGCGACGGGAAAACTCGATTACACATTGGACGACTCAAACGACGTTACGCTAAACCGGCGTTTTTACCCGCAAATTGCCGTGGCATTCAGTATCGGCAAACCCCAGGAACTTGCCTGGGCCTTCCGCAGAGGCGATGACGCCAGCCTATATGATGCTGCGGTGCGATTTTTTGCAATCATCAGGAAAAACGGTCGACTGCATCGCATCACCGAACGCTATTACGGGCACGCGCGCAGTTTCGATTACGTAGGCACCTTCACGTTCATGAAGCACGTGGCACAACGCCTCCCCCCACTGATTCCGCTGTTCAAGCAAGCGGCCAAGAAATATGGAGTGAGTTGGCGGCTGCTGGCTGCGATCAGCTATCAGGAATCTCATTGGAATCCGGATGCCACCTCACCGACTGGCGTACGTGGGCTAATGATGCTCACGCGTCCTACCGCGGAGCATCTGAACATTGCCGATCGTCTGAATCCTTTGCAGAGCATCATGGGAGGGACTCGATACCTGCTCAAGCTACGCAAGGAACTACCCGCGAGCATCAAGGAACCCGACCGAACGTGGTTTGCCCTAGCCGCCTACAACATCGGCCTGGGGCATGTCATGGATGCTCGACGCCTGGCCGCCAAGCTCGGCAAAAACCCCAATAGCTGGGCAGACGTCAAGCTCATCCTGCCGCTGCTGAGCCAACGACGCTGGTACCGACAGACGGTGTTTGGCTACGCGCGTGGACGGGAGCCGGTAGAATATGTGCAGAACATACGCAGCTACTTCGACATACTCATCTGGCTGCGTGATCACAAGCAGAATGGTCAGAACCTGAACACACCGCTACCCAGTTCGCTGCTAAATACTCCACCCAGCCTCTAGTCACCGACCGGGTCGACAGCAATCAAACATACCTATGTTCGACGCTCCCGGAAAAAGGCCCTGAGGCGCGTTCCAGCCTCCTCTTGCAACACACCGCCACGTACTTGAGGGCGATGCAGATTGTGCGGCGAGCACAACACGTCGAACACGCTGCCGGCGGCTCCGGTTCTGGGATCATAAGCAGCGAACACGACCCGAGAGACGCGGGCATGCACCAGTGCGCCCGCACACATCGGGCATGGTTCTAGGGTGACATAGATGGTACTGCCAGGAAGCCGGTAGTTGCCGGCCTGTTGTGCCGCCATCCTGAGCGCGGCGATTTCAGCATGTGCGCTGGGGTCGCTACTCCCGATAGGGCTGTTCCAGCCCTCGCCGATCGCCTGTCCATCCCTGACCACCAAGGCGCCTACCGGCACCTCGCCGGCCTCGGCCGCCCGGTCGGCGAGCGCCATTGTGCGGCGCATCCATTTGCGATCCTGCGCCTGTAATTCCGGCGCTATTCCCACTCTATTATCAATAAGCATTTTTTAGCTTTCATATTCAATGGCTTATTTTCCAGCTAAACGGTAATACCATGAAAAATACCATGTTCAGAAATTGCTGAGGATTAGGCAACGCATGAACCATTCATAGATAGACTACTGCCTGATTTTCAGGCTATCTGACTGATTGCGTACTGAACATACATGGTTGTCATTTTTTTAGGCTGTCTTGAGTCTTCTTCCACGAAAAGGCGTTACCTTGATCTCGACATGCTGATTCAGCCGATTCAACACCATTACCAATCGGTCAATGGTGAACCGTCCCAGGTTTGCATTCCTGATACGTGAAAAGTCTGCATGATCAAAGCCGGTCTTTTCCGCTGCCTTGCGAACAGACAGTTTCTGTTTATCAAGCACCCGAATGATTTCAGCCGCCAATTGCGATTTAAGCTGTTCAGCGTCGGCATTTTGATAACCAAAATCCCGAAAAACGTTGCCACTACCTTTAATAGTTTCCAGTTCCTCAGTCATCGTAACTGCTCCTTAAGCTGACTAATCCGCGAGCGGATCAGATCAATTTCTTTCTTCGGCGTCTTGATACCCCGGGTGGATTTTTTCTGAAAGGCATGGACAACCCAGATATCCTCACCCAATGTCACGGCATACACTGTTCGATAGGCATCTGACCGATAAGCAAGCGCAATCTCAATAACACCGGAACCCAGGCCTTTCATCGGCTTGGCTATATCCGTCTTGCTACCATCAGCAGCAATCGTCAGCGCCCGAAGTATGATTGTTTGGGCACCTTTGGGAAACTTCCCGAACTCCTTGTGCGCCGCCTTGATCCATGAGATCGCTCTCGTATCCTTACCCATAGCAAAATGTTGGCATATTTACCAACATCAGTCAAGATGCCGCTAGTCGCCAATAAACCTGTTCTTCCTTGAAATTTAGTGCCTGTAGGTGCCCGCCAGTGCCAGACATTGCCTGCCAGTGCCGGTCACTCCCACTCGATGGTGCCCGGCGGCTTGCCGGTCACGTCGTAGACCACGCGCGTTATGCCGTCGATCTCGTTGACGATGCGCCGGGAAACATGGTCAAGGAATTCGTAGGGCAGATGCGCCCAGCGTGCGGTCATGAAGTCGATCGTCTCCACCGCGCGCAGGGCAACGACGTAATCGTACTTCCGCCCATCGCCCATCACGCCGACGGCCTTCACCGGCAGGAAGACCGCGAATGCCTGGGAGACCTTGTCGTACAGTTCGTGTGCTCGCAGTTCTTCGATAAAGATCGCGTCCGCGCGCTGCAGCAGCCCGACATACGGCGGTTTCACCTCGCCGAGGATACGCACGCCGAGCCCCGGGCCCGGGAACGGATGCCGGTAGACC
Proteins encoded in this window:
- the mltF gene encoding membrane-bound lytic murein transglycosylase MltF — protein: MIDLKTRRGRRQLIWFIEVTLFILLMSATLLYVLSRTPDTLLERIKASGTLVVGTRNGPTTYYQGPDGPTGFEYDLVNAFANYLGVKVRWVLPDNFSDLMPMVETGRVDMLAAGIPATPTDATRVRFGPPYQTIKEELIYRAGEPRPKSPAELVGKRIAIVAGSSFVTTLTQLQKKYPKLNWQAESDTDIEELLYQVATGKLDYTLDDSNDVTLNRRFYPQIAVAFSIGKPQELAWAFRRGDDASLYDAAVRFFAIIRKNGRLHRITERYYGHARSFDYVGTFTFMKHVAQRLPPLIPLFKQAAKKYGVSWRLLAAISYQESHWNPDATSPTGVRGLMMLTRPTAEHLNIADRLNPLQSIMGGTRYLLKLRKELPASIKEPDRTWFALAAYNIGLGHVMDARRLAAKLGKNPNSWADVKLILPLLSQRRWYRQTVFGYARGREPVEYVQNIRSYFDILIWLRDHKQNGQNLNTPLPSSLLNTPPSL
- a CDS encoding helix-turn-helix domain-containing protein, with translation MTEELETIKGSGNVFRDFGYQNADAEQLKSQLAAEIIRVLDKQKLSVRKAAEKTGFDHADFSRIRNANLGRFTIDRLVMVLNRLNQHVEIKVTPFRGRRLKTA
- the istB gene encoding IS21-like element helper ATPase IstB, whose translation is MLNQQTRQQLRTLNLTGMLAALEQQQGQPQTHALSFDERLALLIEHEVLHRENRRLTRLLKAARLRVPACVEDIDYHHRRGLEKPRMAQLASLDWIHQALNLCLTGPTGCGKTWLACALGNQACRRGLSVRYLRLPALFEQLRIAHGDGSYVRLMGQLLKTDLLILDDWGIQKLNTAQRNDLMEVIEDRHGRRSTLIASQLPIEHWHDYLGEATLADAILDRLLHGSHRLNLTGESMRKIQAPVDGS
- the istA gene encoding IS21 family transposase codes for the protein MKHVIEVLRLKYAAQLSHAQISRACGLSKGAVNKYVNLARAQGITWPLPADMDEAALEARLFPAKAPSSRFVVPDGFQIHQELKRKGVTLQLLWAEYCAAHGERAYAYTQFCHHYRQWRERQKRSLRQHHQAGEKVFIDYCGPTVDIVDRHTGEVRTAQIFVGVLGASSYTYVEATWTQSLPDWIASHQRMLGFFGGVPALLVPDNLKAAVQRAERYAPQLNATYAEMAAHYGTAVLPARPYKPKDKAKVEVAVQVVERWILARLRHHRFFSLAELNRAIAALLPELNERLFQGRTESRRDLFESLDRPALRPLPGEAYVYAEWRRARPGIDYHVEVDKRCYSVPHALVGQVLDLRITATTIEVLHRGQRVALHPRHHGPGRYVTVTEHMPKTHQVHRDWSPKRFLRWASQIGPSTAEVVRRQLTDRPHPEHGYRACLGLLSLARRYRPARLEAACARALAIDSARYQSVKSILARGLDQQPLDQSPAQEALPLHANVRGANYYH
- the tadA gene encoding tRNA adenosine(34) deaminase TadA, which translates into the protein MLIDNRVGIAPELQAQDRKWMRRTMALADRAAEAGEVPVGALVVRDGQAIGEGWNSPIGSSDPSAHAEIAALRMAAQQAGNYRLPGSTIYVTLEPCPMCAGALVHARVSRVVFAAYDPRTGAAGSVFDVLCSPHNLHRPQVRGGVLQEEAGTRLRAFFRERRT
- a CDS encoding DUF6538 domain-containing protein, yielding MPLQTHLFRRGATYYFRAKVPVDLQAYMGKVEVKFSLKTRDPAEARSLARQASADFDRSCARLREQILSRQFKGEPRLLDDATIQEICALWRHQALDGDEATRMAGEFNDELDEHHAQRLETRDGLRETLRRNDLAAVEPALQTFLFLNGIEVHGDAAQQRKLRYRFLQTITEVHDQQLARDAGEVVWTPETPVQPTSPLVAGPNSPNPHQRPHTAKGLGFEEAFSVRISSKVTADFGERDRCSHWLRTGVVFLS
- a CDS encoding tyrosine-type recombinase/integrase — encoded protein: MDDVALAIREFRALTGYRTLEQAQRIDVIRYRDSLSEKGRQPKTLDKKLSFICALYNVAINNGKLSYNPAARVPIPKSKGAGRVPLDTDDLKRLFGSPLYTQGKRLGRSTAEAGVWLPLMALYQGCRVEELAQLHIDDIEKIDGIWCLLITDLNDNADAPEKRLKNTDSRRRLPIHPVLIEAGLLRYHAQLKRQGEKRLFPTLKPDRYGRYSSGFSKAFMSYLRKTLAITDRRKDFHSLRHTFRDACREAGLDEELSDALMGHSGGQKMGRRYGSGFTLKRLHAAIQQVAYPDLVITPIVPE
- a CDS encoding replication-relaxation family protein translates to MRIKLDNLIYNRHPSKSAKQGVDKGSTESHAPTPQAPKTPPEHTPALLPGEGLSVPPGVVVGQQNEARVLRVLHRFGWLTARQVGQLVWPEGSQSLQMGRRVLRRLADKREVLARQLPNTMTPAWVLTSRGAARLRQAGISDAQRGTDQLRSSDTTWRHRWIVNQYLIEYTPDDARSYSEFEILTYRSPLPNQTTRRGVLPMRSWLGKTPDALWTEQHGTLRLLTWIEVERTRKRSSDLGQLCELIVSGTFNPIIAHSELELDEIHLVYVWDRQKPKTLAEIFPLIQALVNGVRKRIAQRLDLYERDVADDFASDQLGKVQLSVLDIGPGPVLRGITYQWSLNELMSAHGLNVVRSRLGADKKS
- a CDS encoding type II toxin-antitoxin system RelE/ParE family toxin, with amino-acid sequence MGKDTRAISWIKAAHKEFGKFPKGAQTIILRALTIAADGSKTDIAKPMKGLGSGVIEIALAYRSDAYRTVYAVTLGEDIWVVHAFQKKSTRGIKTPKKEIDLIRSRISQLKEQLR